In one Synergistaceae bacterium genomic region, the following are encoded:
- a CDS encoding Do family serine endopeptidase, producing MRNIKKSWRKYLGIALVALTLTGVFSFAVNEGTAPTWAATSGNIYTDNPVVQIVKNVSPAVVNIDVESVSRRSALPAPFQNDPFFRRFFGEEFRRFSRSVPMKGRGSGFIVSKDGQILTNNHVVDGAEKITVTLSDGKTYEAQVLGKDPTFDLAVIKIKPAGNLTTLELGDSDSIEVGEWVVAIGNPYGLEHSVTVGVISAKNRSIHTQGVNFDGFLQTDAAINPGNSGGPLLGLDGKVIGINTAIIPYAQGLGFAIPVDMAKQIMGDLVTYGSVKRGWLGISIQPLTEEFAEAYGLDEKTGVVVGDVFADSAAERAGLQRGDVITSVNREAVKDTSWFVNKIRGYSPNTEIRLEIIREGKTTRVTVKLGEMPNEEVASSSERSSDALASLGIRVTRPTSDLRRQYGLKSRTGLVVAEVTEDSPAQVAGIQEGDLLLEINGRKVSDEKQLSDAVRRGARSNALLIEREGRTFFVSLKMR from the coding sequence ATGCGTAATATCAAAAAATCCTGGAGGAAATATTTGGGAATCGCTCTGGTCGCGCTGACGTTGACGGGGGTGTTTTCTTTCGCCGTCAATGAAGGTACTGCCCCTACTTGGGCCGCTACAAGCGGGAACATCTACACGGACAACCCCGTCGTGCAGATCGTGAAGAACGTGTCTCCCGCGGTGGTGAATATCGACGTGGAGTCGGTGTCCAGACGTTCGGCGCTACCCGCTCCTTTCCAGAACGATCCATTCTTTAGGCGGTTCTTCGGGGAGGAGTTCCGGAGGTTCTCCCGGTCGGTGCCCATGAAGGGCAGAGGTTCCGGCTTCATCGTCTCGAAAGACGGACAAATTTTGACGAACAACCATGTGGTGGACGGGGCTGAGAAGATCACCGTCACCTTATCGGACGGTAAGACCTATGAAGCTCAGGTGTTGGGCAAGGACCCGACCTTTGACTTGGCGGTCATCAAAATCAAACCGGCGGGAAACTTGACGACCTTGGAGTTGGGAGATTCCGATTCTATTGAGGTGGGCGAGTGGGTAGTCGCCATCGGCAATCCCTACGGACTGGAACACTCGGTTACCGTGGGTGTCATCTCCGCCAAAAACCGTAGCATCCATACCCAGGGCGTCAACTTCGACGGGTTCTTACAGACCGACGCAGCGATCAACCCTGGCAACAGTGGTGGTCCCCTCCTGGGCTTGGACGGCAAAGTAATCGGGATCAACACAGCCATCATTCCCTACGCTCAGGGTCTGGGCTTCGCCATCCCCGTGGACATGGCCAAACAGATTATGGGTGATCTGGTCACTTACGGCTCGGTCAAACGCGGCTGGCTGGGGATTTCCATACAACCCCTGACCGAGGAATTTGCGGAAGCCTATGGGCTTGATGAGAAAACGGGGGTTGTAGTAGGGGATGTTTTCGCGGATTCTGCGGCAGAACGGGCGGGCCTTCAACGAGGCGACGTGATCACGTCGGTAAATCGAGAGGCGGTAAAAGATACGTCGTGGTTTGTCAACAAAATCCGCGGCTACAGCCCCAACACGGAAATCAGGTTGGAGATCATCCGTGAGGGAAAGACGACGCGAGTAACGGTAAAGTTGGGTGAAATGCCTAACGAGGAAGTGGCTTCTTCTTCCGAACGTTCTTCAGACGCTTTGGCGAGTCTGGGAATCAGAGTGACAAGGCCCACCTCCGACCTGCGCAGGCAGTATGGACTCAAGAGCAGAACGGGACTGGTGGTCGCCGAGGTCACAGAAGACTCCCCAGCTCAGGTGGCGGGGATTCAGGAAGGGGACCTATTGTTGGAGATCAACGGCAGGAAAGTCTCTGACGAGAAGCAACTGAGCGACGCAGTGAGAAGGGGCGCCAGGTCCAACGCCCTCTTGATTGAAAGAGAGGGAAGAACCTTCTTCGTCTCCCTGAAGATGAGATAA